The proteins below come from a single Papaver somniferum cultivar HN1 chromosome 11, ASM357369v1, whole genome shotgun sequence genomic window:
- the LOC113320443 gene encoding uncharacterized protein LOC113320443, whose protein sequence is MVNYNKNKKKRAKLKKQEAKEVMGLLLEHLHWSRGHSRPSGHGDRQRSRSPQVCSHGRATPTATVMVKGLPKEATVEYIHQILTQWGPLRHVRVMVKKKSSVCRGIAFIDFPSTRAARKMMDEVGDCGLVVNERKLSFESRLSESEHPIVNAGVVESEQVTEEEHGEENDDVDDNEEDEDDCDYEDEVATERLPDPWTPEEVRMLKEAYHYLVKVGKRRPWKDMLEYGHNVFHDGRTNEDLRSKWKRLMKAGKWDNNEP, encoded by the exons ATGGTGAATtataacaaaaacaagaagaagagggCAAAATTGAAGAAACAGGAGGCCAAAGAAGTAATGGG TTTGTTGTTAGAGCATCTACATTGGAGCCGTGGACATTCTCGGCCTTCTGGACATGGCGACCGTCAAAGATCAAGGTCTCCCCAAGTTTGCAGCCACGGGCGTGCG ACTCCGACTGCTACTGTCATGGTGAAGGGTTTGCCAAAAGAGGCAACTGTAGAATATATTCATCAGATCTTA ACGCAATGGGGTCCCCTTCGTCATGTCCGAGTGATGGTGAAAAAGAAATCTAGTGTCTGCCGTGGAATCGCATTTATCGATTTTCCGTCTACGAGAGCAGCTCGGAAAATGATGGATGAAGTTGGAGATTGCGGTCTGGTCGTTAATGAGCGAAAGCTATCTTTTGAGTCCAG ACTAAGTGAAAGTGAACATCCGATTGTAAATGCTGGAGTTGTTGAATCAGAACAAGTcactgaagaagaacatggagaagaAAACGATGATgtggatgacaatgaagaagatgaagatgactgTGATTATGAGGATGAAGTGGCCACAGAAAGGCTGCCAGATCCCTGGACTCCCGAGGAAGTGCGCATGTTAAAG GAAGCCTATCATTATCTGGTAAAAGTTGGTAAACGCAGACCATGGAAGGATATGTTGGAATATGGACATAATGTCTTCCATGATGGTCGTACCAATGAAGATTTAAGGTCCAAGTGGAAGCGGCTGATGAAAGCTGGTAAATG GGACAACAATGAACCATAA
- the LOC113325068 gene encoding uncharacterized protein LOC113325068, producing MVHVLIQSNPSKEEWLLTYMSGSTHIDDRKMQWNFIKDLSENVFQPWIVLGDLNIHIQNKGQSASSLSYDNWVRSVIDFDGLMDLGFIGHNYTWTDMLNGRGYKRRRLDMALHNGLWIQYYPDSRVFHLPFRASDHCPILLSTESKCSRPSKAWKFYKCWLRDSSCSNIIQHTWSASINRDRFIDKLNNTRKVLAKWNREDFGHIGEHVSYYKNLFSHLQSLPFSDSNSEQIQIVIQQLSHWEKIEAEYWKQKAGDHWIMEDDNNTAYFHSRANRKRAKNT from the coding sequence ATGGTTCATGTTCTCATCCAATCTAATCCATCAAAGGAGGAATGGCTATTAACCTACATGTCTGGGTCCACTCATATAGATGACAGGAAAATGCAATGGAATTTTATTAAAGATCTTAGTGAAAATGTTTTTCAGCCGTGGATAGTTTTAGGAGATCTCAATATTCACATTCAGAATAAGGGACAAAGTGCTTCTAGCTTGTCCTATGATAATTGGGTTAGATCTGTAATCGATTTTGATGGCCTTATGGATCTCGGATTTATAGGACATAACTATACATGGACTGATATGTTAAACGGTAGAGGATATAAAAGACGTCGACTCGATATGGCTCTCCATAATGGATTATGGATACAATATTATCCAGACTCTAGAGTATTCCATCTACCATTTAGAGCTTCGGATCACTGCCCAATTCTTCTCTCAACGGAATCTAAATGCTCTCGCCCTTCTAAAGCTTGGAAGTTTTATAAATGTTGGCTCAGAGATTCTTCGTGTTCTAATATTATTCAGCATACTTGGAGTGCTTCTATAAACCGTGACAGATTCATTGATAAGTTAAATAACACTAGGAAAGTCTTAGCTAAATGGAACCGAGAGGATTTTGGTCATATTGGTGAACATGTCAGCTATTACAaaaatttgttttctcatttacAATCACTACCTTTTAGTGATTCCAACAGTGAGCAAATTCAGATTGTGATACAACAGTTATCTCATTGGGAGAAAATTGAGGCTGAATATTGGAAACAGAAAGCGGGTGATCATTGGATTATGGAGGATGATAATAACACTGCTTACTTTCACTCAAGAGCAAATAGGAAGAGAGCTAAGAATACATAA
- the LOC113320445 gene encoding 60S ribosomal protein L37a isoform X1: MQTKRTKKAGIVGKYGTRYGASLRKQIKKMEISQHSKYFCEFCGKYAVKRKAVGIWGCKDCGKVKAGGAYTLNTASAVTVRSTIRRLREQTES; this comes from the exons ATGCAGACTAAGCGCACAAAGAAGGCCGGAATTGTTGGCAAATACG GAACAAGATATGGTGCCAGTCTGCGAAAgcagatcaagaagatggaaatcaGTCAGCATTCCAAGTATTTCTGTGAATTCTGTGGAAAg TATGCCGTGAAGAGGAAGGCTGTCGGAATTTGGGGATGCAAAGACTGTGGCAAAGTGAAAGCTGGTGGTGCCTACACATTGAA CACCGCTAGTGCAGTCACTGTGAGAAGTACCATCCGAAGGTTGAGGGAGCAGACAGAAAGTTAG
- the LOC113320445 gene encoding 60S ribosomal protein L37a isoform X2 translates to MTKRTKKAGIVGKYGTRYGASLRKQIKKMEISQHSKYFCEFCGKYAVKRKAVGIWGCKDCGKVKAGGAYTLNTASAVTVRSTIRRLREQTES, encoded by the exons ATG ACTAAGCGCACAAAGAAGGCCGGAATTGTTGGCAAATACG GAACAAGATATGGTGCCAGTCTGCGAAAgcagatcaagaagatggaaatcaGTCAGCATTCCAAGTATTTCTGTGAATTCTGTGGAAAg TATGCCGTGAAGAGGAAGGCTGTCGGAATTTGGGGATGCAAAGACTGTGGCAAAGTGAAAGCTGGTGGTGCCTACACATTGAA CACCGCTAGTGCAGTCACTGTGAGAAGTACCATCCGAAGGTTGAGGGAGCAGACAGAAAGTTAG